From Streptomyces sp. TLI_105, the proteins below share one genomic window:
- a CDS encoding glycosyltransferase family 2 protein: MGNRPDDLRALIDSVAAQEGDPVEVVVVGQGTPVTGVPDWVRTVDLPENLGIPGGRNVGIEAFGPGGTDVDVLLFLDDDGLLAHRDTVELVRQAFTADPRLGIISFRIADPETGATQRRHVPRLRSADPMRSSRVTTFLGGANAVRTKVFAEVGGLPDEFFYAHEETDLAWRALDADWMIDYRSDMVLLHPTTAPSRHASYHFNVARNRVWLARRNLPAPLVPVYLGVWLLLTLARRPSPSALKAWLGGFRAGWTTPCGPRRPMRWRTVWRLTRLGRPPVV; the protein is encoded by the coding sequence ATGGGCAACCGCCCCGACGACCTGCGCGCGCTCATCGACTCGGTCGCCGCGCAGGAGGGCGACCCGGTCGAGGTCGTCGTCGTCGGTCAGGGCACCCCGGTCACCGGGGTGCCCGACTGGGTGCGGACCGTCGACCTGCCCGAGAACCTCGGCATCCCCGGCGGCCGGAACGTCGGCATCGAGGCCTTCGGCCCCGGCGGCACCGACGTCGACGTCCTGCTCTTCCTCGACGACGACGGGCTGCTCGCCCACAGGGACACCGTCGAGCTGGTCCGGCAGGCCTTCACCGCCGACCCGCGCCTCGGCATCATCAGCTTCCGGATCGCCGATCCGGAGACCGGGGCGACCCAGCGCCGGCACGTGCCGCGGCTCCGCTCGGCCGACCCGATGCGCTCCTCGCGGGTGACCACCTTCCTCGGCGGCGCCAACGCCGTCCGCACCAAGGTCTTCGCCGAAGTCGGCGGTCTGCCGGACGAGTTCTTCTACGCGCACGAGGAGACCGACCTCGCCTGGCGCGCGCTCGACGCCGACTGGATGATCGACTACCGTTCCGACATGGTGCTGCTGCACCCCACCACAGCCCCGTCCCGGCATGCCTCGTACCACTTCAACGTGGCCCGCAACCGAGTGTGGCTGGCACGTCGCAATCTGCCCGCGCCCCTGGTGCCGGTCTATCTCGGCGTCTGGCTCCTGCTCACGTTGGCCCGGCGGCCCTCGCCCTCCGCGCTGAAGGCGTGGCTCGGCGGATTCCGCGCGGGCTGGACGACCCCCTGCGGACCGCGCCGCCCGATGAGGTGGCGTACGGTGTGGCGCCTGACCCGGCTGGGTCGCCCCCCGGTCGTCTGA
- a CDS encoding CDP-alcohol phosphatidyltransferase family protein, translating to MPKPSVTELRPSRKPSVAELRPVVHPPGVKDRRSGEHWGGRLYMREISLRITRQLVGTKVTPNQLTYVMTLAGVLAAPALLVPGIPGALLGALMVQLYLLLDCVDGEVARWKKQYSLAGVYLDRVGAYLCDAAVLVGFGLRAADLWGSGRIDWLWAFLGTLAALGAILIKAETDLVGVARHQGGLPPVKEAASEPRSSGMALARRAAAALKFHRLVLGIEASLLIVVLAIADQARGDLFFSRLGVAVLAGIALLQTVLHLVSIMVSSRLK from the coding sequence ATGCCAAAGCCATCGGTAACTGAGCTCCGTCCTTCGCGGAAGCCCTCGGTAGCTGAGCTCCGCCCGGTCGTCCACCCCCCGGGCGTGAAGGACCGGCGGAGTGGCGAGCACTGGGGCGGCCGCCTCTACATGCGGGAGATCTCGCTCAGGATCACCCGGCAGCTCGTCGGCACCAAGGTCACGCCGAACCAGCTGACGTACGTCATGACGCTCGCGGGCGTCCTCGCCGCACCGGCCCTGCTGGTGCCCGGGATCCCGGGGGCGCTGCTCGGCGCGCTCATGGTCCAGCTCTACCTGCTGCTCGACTGCGTCGACGGCGAGGTGGCCCGCTGGAAGAAGCAGTACTCGCTGGCCGGCGTCTACCTGGACCGGGTCGGCGCCTACCTGTGCGACGCGGCCGTCCTCGTCGGCTTCGGCCTGCGCGCCGCCGACCTGTGGGGCTCGGGCCGGATCGACTGGCTGTGGGCCTTCCTGGGCACGCTCGCCGCGCTCGGCGCCATCCTGATCAAGGCCGAGACCGACCTCGTCGGCGTCGCCCGCCACCAGGGCGGTCTGCCGCCGGTCAAGGAGGCGGCTTCCGAGCCGCGCTCCTCCGGGATGGCGCTGGCCCGCCGGGCCGCCGCCGCGCTCAAGTTCCACCGGCTCGTCCTCGGCATCGAGGCCTCGCTGCTCATCGTGGTCCTGGCGATCGCGGACCAGGCCAGGGGAGACCTCTTCTTCTCCCGGCTCGGTGTCGCCGTCCTCGCCGGCATCGCACTGCTCCAGACCGTGCTGCACCTCGTGTCGATCATGGTCTCCAGCAGGCTGAAGTGA
- a CDS encoding TetR/AcrR family transcriptional regulator — MPATSAGKTYHHGDLRNALICAAVDLATEGGPERVVLREAARRVGVSPTAAYRHFDGRGELLRTVRTHARRELAAAMERAAAREPGADDPGLAAERRVTALCRGYVGFAVEQPGLYRAAFCVPRPAAADEPLSARPSAEPEIRAFTLLREALEALTRQGAARPGVRPTAAAAWSAVHGLSLLLVDGPLRRLSAQGRSVVVEATLAMVVSGAAAR; from the coding sequence ATGCCAGCGACTTCGGCGGGAAAGACCTACCACCACGGCGATCTGCGCAACGCGCTGATCTGCGCGGCCGTCGACCTCGCCACCGAAGGCGGCCCCGAGCGGGTCGTCCTGCGCGAGGCCGCCCGCCGGGTCGGCGTCTCGCCCACCGCCGCCTACCGGCACTTCGACGGGCGCGGCGAACTCCTCCGTACCGTACGGACCCATGCCCGGCGGGAGCTCGCCGCCGCCATGGAGCGGGCCGCCGCCCGCGAGCCCGGGGCCGACGACCCCGGTCTCGCCGCCGAGCGCCGGGTCACCGCCCTCTGCCGGGGGTACGTCGGCTTCGCCGTGGAGCAGCCCGGCCTCTACCGGGCCGCGTTCTGCGTCCCCCGCCCCGCCGCCGCGGACGAGCCCCTGTCCGCCCGACCGTCCGCCGAGCCCGAGATCCGCGCGTTCACCCTGCTCAGGGAGGCGCTCGAAGCGCTCACCCGGCAGGGCGCCGCACGGCCCGGCGTCCGCCCCACCGCTGCCGCCGCGTGGTCGGCGGTGCACGGACTGTCACTTCTCCTGGTCGACGGGCCCCTTCGTCGTCTCTCCGCTCAGGGCCGCAGCGTCGTCGTCGAGGCGACCCTCGCGATGGTGGTCTCCGGAGCGGCTGCCCGCTGA
- a CDS encoding ABC transporter ATP-binding protein translates to MADTNQDRVPTVICDDVHIVYRVHTGGGGRGSATAALSRIVGRGKAEVSRGVRKVHAVRGVTFTAYRGEAIGLIGTNGSGKSTLLRAIAGLLPTESGKVYTDGQPSLLGVNAALMNDLTGERNVILGGLAMGMSREEVRSRYEDIVDFSGINEKGDFISLPMRTYSSGMGARLRFAIAAAKNHDVLLIDEALATGDRKFQIRSEERIRELRKEAGTVFLVSHSNKSIRDTCDRVLWLEKGQLLMDGPTEEVLKAYERETAR, encoded by the coding sequence GTGGCTGACACGAACCAGGACCGCGTCCCCACCGTCATCTGCGACGACGTCCACATCGTCTACCGGGTCCACACCGGAGGCGGAGGCAGGGGCAGCGCCACGGCGGCGCTCAGCCGGATCGTCGGCCGCGGCAAGGCCGAGGTCTCCCGGGGCGTCCGCAAGGTCCACGCCGTCCGCGGCGTCACCTTCACCGCCTACCGGGGCGAGGCCATCGGCCTCATCGGCACCAACGGCTCCGGCAAGTCCACGCTCCTGCGCGCCATCGCCGGCCTGCTCCCCACCGAGAGCGGCAAGGTCTACACCGACGGGCAGCCCTCGCTCCTGGGCGTCAACGCGGCCCTCATGAACGACCTCACCGGCGAGCGCAACGTGATCCTGGGCGGCCTCGCCATGGGCATGAGCCGCGAGGAGGTGCGCTCCCGCTACGAGGACATCGTCGACTTCTCCGGCATCAACGAGAAGGGCGACTTCATCAGCCTCCCCATGCGGACGTACTCCTCCGGCATGGGCGCCCGGCTCCGCTTCGCCATCGCGGCGGCCAAGAACCACGACGTCCTCCTCATCGACGAGGCGCTCGCGACCGGTGACCGCAAGTTCCAGATCCGCTCCGAGGAGCGCATCCGCGAGCTCCGCAAGGAGGCCGGCACGGTCTTCCTGGTGAGCCACAGCAACAAGTCCATCCGGGACACCTGCGACCGGGTGCTCTGGCTGGAGAAGGGGCAGCTCCTGATGGACGGCCCCACGGAGGAGGTCCTCAAGGCGTACGAGCGGGAGACCGCGCGCTGA
- a CDS encoding ABC transporter permease, which translates to MSDTHLGGAVATSAPPSSVDEGLEPAALAAKYGLAVSGARPGLFEYVRDLWSRRHFILAFSSAKLTAQYSQAKLGQVWQVATPLLNALVYYLIFGLILGAGKGLSKDVYIPFLVTGIFVFTFTQNSVMAGVRAISGNLGLVRALHFPRATLPISFSLQQLQQLLFSMIVLVAVAISFGSYPSLRWLLLLPALFLQFVFNIGLALIMARMGAKTPDLAQLMPFVMRTWMYASGVMFSISAMLADKPAWIADVLMYNPAAVYMDLIRYSLIEGYGAENLPSHVWMTALAWALVFGIGGFVYFWKAEERYGRG; encoded by the coding sequence GTGAGTGACACACACCTGGGCGGGGCGGTCGCGACGAGCGCGCCTCCGTCCTCCGTCGACGAGGGCCTGGAGCCGGCCGCCCTCGCCGCGAAGTACGGCCTCGCCGTCAGCGGAGCCCGGCCCGGACTGTTCGAGTACGTCCGCGATCTGTGGAGCCGTCGCCACTTCATCCTGGCCTTCTCCTCGGCGAAGCTGACCGCCCAGTACAGCCAGGCGAAGCTGGGCCAGGTGTGGCAGGTGGCGACCCCCCTGCTGAACGCCCTGGTCTACTACCTGATCTTCGGGCTGATCCTCGGCGCCGGTAAGGGCCTGAGCAAGGACGTCTACATCCCGTTCCTGGTCACCGGCATCTTCGTGTTCACCTTCACCCAGAACTCGGTGATGGCTGGCGTCCGGGCCATCTCGGGCAACCTCGGCCTGGTCCGGGCCCTGCACTTCCCGCGCGCCACCCTCCCGATCTCCTTCTCGCTTCAGCAGCTCCAGCAGCTGCTGTTCTCGATGATCGTGCTCGTGGCGGTCGCGATCTCCTTCGGCAGCTACCCCTCCCTCCGGTGGCTGCTGCTGCTCCCGGCGCTGTTCCTGCAGTTCGTGTTCAACATCGGGCTGGCCCTGATCATGGCCAGGATGGGCGCCAAGACGCCCGACCTCGCCCAGCTGATGCCGTTCGTCATGCGCACGTGGATGTACGCGTCCGGCGTGATGTTCTCGATCTCGGCCATGCTGGCGGACAAGCCGGCGTGGATCGCCGACGTCCTCATGTACAACCCGGCGGCGGTCTACATGGACCTGATCCGCTACTCCCTCATCGAGGGTTACGGCGCCGAGAACCTGCCGTCGCACGTCTGGATGACCGCCCTCGCCTGGGCCCTGGTCTTCGGCATCGGCGGTTTCGTCTACTTCTGGAAGGCCGAGGAGAGGTACGGCCGTGGCTGA